The genomic segment CGGATGCCATTGGCGTCTCGTTCCAGACCCTGTTTGAAACCCGTGGCGTCGATCGCAGCGGTTTGCAGATCGACCCTGAGCGTCCAACCCGCGTCGTTCTGGTGCGGCGTGATCGCTCCGGTGAGCGGACGTTTCAGGGATTCAGCGGGGATGGTGGTTCGGGGTTTGCCGATCAGGCTCTCTCCGCAGAGTCCCTGGCGGAAGCCTGGCCCCAGATCGCAACCGATGCCGCCTGGTTGCTGATCGGCACGATTCCATTGGCGACACCTCATTCAGCAAAGGCTCTGCACTGCGCTGTTGACCTGGCACAGGCCCAGGGCACGTCGATTGCCCTTGACGTGAACTGGCGGCCCACGTTCTGGGATCCCTCATCGGACCCCGGCAGTGGGCCGACGCCAGTTGCCCTGGAGGCGATTCAGCCGCTCCTGAACCAGGCGGCTTTGATCAAACTGGCTCGCGAAGAGGCGCTCTGGTTGTTTGGATCCGATGATCCTGCTGTGATCCAGGAAGCTCTTCCGCAGCAGCCCGCAGTGGTGGTGACCGATGGGGCGCAGCCCGTGCGCTGCCGCATCGAAGGCGTGTCCGTTCAGATCGCCGCGTTCAGGCCACCCAAGGTGGTGGACACCACAGGGGCTGGAGATGCTTTCACAGCCGGCCTGTTGCATCGCTGGGCAGCGCCGGTGCCGGATCGCCTGCGCTTTGCAGCGGCCTGCGGGGCTCTGGTGTGCGGTGGTGCTGGAGCGATCGACCCTCAACCCACCGAGGCAGAGGTTGCTTTGTTCGGAGAAATGAGTTGAGCCCGCCGCCCGCCGCTGGCCTGCGGTTCAAGCGCCAGACACCAGGCTTCCGGCAGGGACAGGTTGAGGCGTTCAGGCCATTCCACGGCCATCAGGGCATGAAGGGCTTTGGCCTCCTCCTCTTCCTGAAGAAAGAGTTCATCGGCTGCTGCTGGGTGTTCCAGTCGGTAGAGATCGAGATGCACGAGGGGTGGATGGCCACTGGTGTAGTGCTGCGCGAGGGCAAAGGTTGGGCTGGTGATCGGTTCGTTGATTCCCAGACCCTGCGCCAACCCCTGCACCAGTGATGTTTTGCCGGCGCCCAGGGGCCCATTGAGCAACAGAATCGACCCTGGCGGGAGCTGCTGGGCCAGTTGACGCCCCAGGGCATGGGTGGTCTCAAGGGTCTCTAGATGCCAGATACACCCTGTAGAGTCCGCCGCAAGCAAGCCCGAAGTCTCGGCGTCTCTGCAGCGATTGATCTCCACGATTCCTAGGGAGCTTTAAAACCATGGTGGCAGCGCCCACAACGACGACCGAGCTGAAGCTCGCCACGGATTACATCATTGCCGACCTCAACCTCGCCGATTTCGGCCGTAAGGAGCTCGACATTGCCGAGACCGAAATGCCGGGGCTGATGGCCCTTCGCAAGAAGTACGGCCAGGAGAAGCCGCTCAAGGGTGCCCGCATTGCTGGTTCCCTGCACATGACGATCCAGACGGCGGTGCTGATCGAAACCCTGGTGGAACTCGGCGCTGAGGTCCGTTGGGCCTCCTGCAACATCTTCTCGACCCAGGATCACGCCGCAGCAGCCATCGCTGCCCAGAACATCCCTGTCTTTGCGGTGAAGGGGGAAACCCTC from the Synechococcus sp. KORDI-100 genome contains:
- a CDS encoding carbohydrate kinase yields the protein MLETSRPGRVVCLGEALIDRLGPPGGDPSVDRPVNDRLGGAPANVACALARLGTPAAFLGRVGADAIGVSFQTLFETRGVDRSGLQIDPERPTRVVLVRRDRSGERTFQGFSGDGGSGFADQALSAESLAEAWPQIATDAAWLLIGTIPLATPHSAKALHCAVDLAQAQGTSIALDVNWRPTFWDPSSDPGSGPTPVALEAIQPLLNQAALIKLAREEALWLFGSDDPAVIQEALPQQPAVVVTDGAQPVRCRIEGVSVQIAAFRPPKVVDTTGAGDAFTAGLLHRWAAPVPDRLRFAAACGALVCGGAGAIDPQPTEAEVALFGEMS
- the tsaE gene encoding tRNA (adenosine(37)-N6)-threonylcarbamoyltransferase complex ATPase subunit type 1 TsaE, whose product is MNRCRDAETSGLLAADSTGCIWHLETLETTHALGRQLAQQLPPGSILLLNGPLGAGKTSLVQGLAQGLGINEPITSPTFALAQHYTSGHPPLVHLDLYRLEHPAAADELFLQEEEEAKALHALMAVEWPERLNLSLPEAWCLALEPQASGGRRAQLISPNKATSASVG